In one Dreissena polymorpha isolate Duluth1 chromosome 7, UMN_Dpol_1.0, whole genome shotgun sequence genomic region, the following are encoded:
- the LOC127837813 gene encoding solute carrier family 49 member 4 homolog isoform X1 has product MDVKGLRISLIICGFLLALGCRIRCITMDPATMTWLSNCGAHLIGFGGSVPYAAPAKLSAVWFPPDQRTTATSIASFSNDFGVAMAFIIGDISLHSQWFSLIVGDLYSRQCKAFIIVYLQMGHCQTLKRKYSKS; this is encoded by the exons ATGGATGTGAAAG GCCTACGCATCTCCCTGATCATCTGCGGCTTCCTGTTAGCGCTGGGTTGCCGTATCCGGTGTATAACCATGGACCCCGCCACCATGACGTG GCTGTCGAATTGTGGCGCGCATCTGATCGGGTTCGGCGGGTCAGTTCCTTATGCCGCTCCCGCAAAGCTGTCAGCGGTCTGGTTTCCGCCGGATCAGCGGACGACTGCGACGTCCATCGCGTCTTTCTCCAACGACTTTGGCGTCGCGATGGCCTTCATCATAGGTGACATATCGTTACATAGTCAGTGGTTTTCCTTAATCGTAGGTGACCTATATAGCAGGCAGTGTAAGGCCTTCATCATAGTATACCTACAGATGGGACACTGTCAGACGTTAAAACGAAAATACAGTAAAAGTTAA